A single genomic interval of Nonomuraea rubra harbors:
- a CDS encoding alpha/beta hydrolase, whose product MALDHATTGFLKQLADSGGKPLHEMSVTEARALGTFMSELYGKGPDMARVEEATIPAEDGASFPARVLVPAGTPRGVLIYFHGGGWVLGTLDEFDTLGRELAARTGCTVVLPHYRLAPEHRYPTAARDAYATLRWAAARMPGLPIVVAGDSAGGNLSAVIAQRARDENGPAIALQVLIYPVTDCDLDRASYLDPENQLMLTRDAVAWFWDHYAPDRAQRANPDASPLRAADLSGLPPALVLTAEHDVLRDEGEEYAERLRQAGVPVELKRFEGQMHVFFTLVNVLPASAAALALIAETVERRLE is encoded by the coding sequence ATGGCACTTGACCACGCGACGACCGGTTTCCTCAAGCAGCTCGCCGACTCGGGCGGCAAGCCGCTGCACGAGATGAGCGTGACCGAGGCGCGAGCCCTCGGCACCTTCATGAGCGAGCTGTACGGCAAGGGCCCCGACATGGCCCGCGTCGAGGAGGCCACCATCCCGGCCGAGGACGGCGCCTCGTTCCCCGCCCGCGTCCTGGTCCCCGCCGGCACGCCGCGCGGCGTCCTGATCTACTTCCACGGGGGCGGCTGGGTGCTCGGCACGCTCGACGAGTTCGACACGCTGGGCAGGGAGCTGGCCGCGCGCACCGGCTGCACCGTCGTCCTGCCCCACTACCGGCTCGCCCCCGAGCACCGCTACCCGACCGCCGCCCGCGACGCCTACGCGACGCTGCGCTGGGCCGCCGCCCGCATGCCCGGCCTGCCGATCGTCGTGGCGGGCGACAGCGCCGGCGGCAACCTGTCCGCCGTGATCGCCCAGCGCGCCAGGGACGAGAACGGCCCGGCCATCGCGCTGCAGGTGCTCATCTACCCCGTCACCGACTGCGACCTCGACAGGGCCTCCTACCTCGACCCCGAGAACCAGCTCATGCTCACCCGCGACGCCGTGGCCTGGTTCTGGGACCACTACGCGCCCGACCGCGCGCAACGCGCCAACCCCGACGCCTCTCCCCTGCGCGCCGCCGACCTGTCCGGCCTGCCGCCCGCACTCGTCCTGACGGCCGAGCACGACGTGCTGCGCGACGAAGGGGAGGAGTACGCGGAACGGTTACGGCAGGCGGGCGTGCCGGTCGAGCTGAAGCGGTTCGAGGGGCAGATGCACGTCTTCTTCACGCTGGTGAACGTGCTGCCGGCCAGCGCCGCCGCGCTCGCCCTGATCGCCGAGACAGTGGAGCGGCGGCTGGAGTGA
- a CDS encoding bacterial transcriptional activator domain-containing protein — MLLAKVAAPMPELRWPAQFPLDGLGDSARLHLLVPDGYLVEGRLAADLLRAGGGLGWLRPEPYELGPADLRRLAAASEPAGTVVIQRPCADAAGLGGPSPSLAASEVVLSPCAGDRGLGVGAETAAAAAGHLDCPLDGDVIERLVAVTGGRPGVIDSVLRAACLRGGGGLGECVMRASGLAELVASVTVSLLRDADPSRLQALALAARLGYAHEDLSALRPALREPDKEPWWEPLTGGWYRMLPFWSTALCALRPARSPGFRRRLALLAGELVGAHAVREAVELSRRADDPGLLAELLAETDVEDEPAVTTDGDATGRDAAGGDAAVGGAAGGDAAGGGARRGEWEAWGRARAALVMGRLGEALQHGRRARDLASGREPAARGRNALRLIRRTMRARSARKRMVLLLQAVEATTWPHPATAPPQAANASSAISGPAGKPPGHAIPGRAAAPEPGGPRAASRPVAGQQGGRAEVEAWLLGTFRVRVGGRAVVEWSGKLGRSVLMYLLLSHPKPIRRDVVLDAIWPGVPENAARNRLNATVHALRADLRKVCPGRQVVVYERETYALAPDLSIWLDIEEFTEGCATAARLRPEDGDGHEAAIARHEAARALYSGDLLEDAPYLDWVVPERERLSAAHVDLLNGLAALYLEAGAHAKCVDTCRQVLARDSCREQTHRLLMRCHARQNQPHKALAQYETCRRELDAVLGMTPSPETHALYESVRRHLTV; from the coding sequence ATGCTCCTCGCCAAGGTGGCCGCGCCGATGCCGGAGCTGAGGTGGCCGGCCCAGTTCCCGCTCGACGGGCTCGGTGACAGCGCCCGGCTGCACCTCCTCGTCCCCGACGGGTACCTGGTGGAGGGGCGGCTGGCCGCCGACCTGCTGCGGGCGGGCGGGGGGCTCGGGTGGTTGCGGCCGGAGCCGTACGAGCTGGGGCCCGCGGACCTGCGGCGCCTGGCGGCGGCGAGCGAGCCCGCCGGCACCGTGGTCATCCAGCGGCCGTGCGCGGACGCCGCCGGGCTCGGCGGCCCCTCGCCGTCGCTGGCCGCCAGCGAGGTCGTCCTGTCGCCGTGCGCGGGCGACCGGGGGCTGGGGGTGGGCGCGGAGACCGCGGCCGCGGCGGCCGGGCACCTCGACTGCCCGTTGGACGGCGACGTCATCGAACGGCTGGTGGCCGTGACGGGCGGGCGGCCGGGGGTCATCGACTCGGTGCTGCGGGCCGCCTGCCTCCGGGGCGGCGGCGGGCTGGGCGAGTGCGTCATGCGGGCGAGTGGGCTGGCGGAGCTCGTCGCCTCCGTCACGGTGTCCCTGCTCCGGGACGCGGACCCGTCCCGGCTCCAGGCGCTCGCCCTGGCGGCGCGGCTCGGGTACGCGCACGAGGACCTGTCGGCGCTGCGACCCGCGCTCCGCGAGCCGGACAAGGAGCCCTGGTGGGAGCCATTGACGGGTGGCTGGTACCGCATGCTCCCGTTCTGGTCCACCGCGCTGTGCGCCCTGCGGCCCGCCCGGTCGCCGGGCTTCCGGAGGCGGCTGGCTCTGCTGGCGGGGGAGCTGGTGGGGGCGCATGCGGTACGGGAGGCGGTGGAGCTGTCCCGCCGCGCGGACGACCCCGGCCTGCTGGCCGAACTCCTGGCGGAGACGGACGTGGAGGACGAGCCGGCGGTCACGACGGATGGGGACGCGACCGGCAGGGACGCGGCCGGTGGGGACGCGGCGGTTGGCGGTGCGGCCGGGGGCGACGCGGCCGGCGGCGGGGCTCGGCGGGGTGAGTGGGAGGCGTGGGGGCGGGCCAGGGCGGCGCTGGTCATGGGGCGGCTGGGTGAGGCACTGCAGCACGGCCGACGAGCGCGGGACCTCGCCTCCGGGCGCGAGCCGGCGGCCCGGGGCCGCAACGCGCTGCGCCTCATCCGCCGGACGATGCGGGCGCGCTCGGCCCGCAAACGCATGGTGCTGCTGCTCCAGGCCGTAGAGGCCACCACCTGGCCCCACCCCGCGACCGCACCGCCGCAAGCCGCGAACGCGTCATCGGCGATCTCTGGGCCGGCGGGCAAGCCGCCCGGACACGCCATACCCGGACGAGCGGCCGCCCCAGAGCCGGGAGGCCCGCGAGCCGCATCGCGACCGGTGGCCGGGCAGCAGGGCGGGCGGGCCGAGGTGGAGGCGTGGTTGCTGGGGACGTTCCGGGTGCGGGTCGGTGGGCGGGCGGTGGTGGAGTGGTCGGGGAAGCTGGGCAGGTCCGTGCTGATGTACCTGCTCCTGTCCCACCCCAAGCCCATCCGCCGAGACGTCGTGCTCGACGCGATCTGGCCGGGCGTCCCCGAGAACGCCGCACGCAACCGCCTCAACGCGACCGTGCACGCCCTACGAGCCGACCTGCGCAAGGTGTGCCCCGGCAGGCAGGTCGTCGTGTACGAGCGCGAGACCTACGCCCTGGCTCCCGACCTGTCGATCTGGCTGGACATCGAGGAGTTCACCGAGGGCTGTGCCACGGCGGCCCGCCTCAGGCCGGAGGACGGCGACGGTCACGAGGCGGCCATCGCGCGGCACGAGGCCGCCAGGGCACTGTACTCGGGCGACCTCCTGGAGGACGCCCCCTACCTGGACTGGGTGGTACCGGAGCGGGAGCGGCTGAGCGCCGCGCACGTGGACCTGCTGAACGGGCTGGCCGCCCTCTACCTGGAGGCGGGCGCGCACGCCAAGTGCGTGGACACCTGCAGGCAGGTCCTGGCGCGCGACTCCTGCAGGGAGCAGACGCACCGCCTGCTCATGCGCTGTCACGCGCGCCAGAACCAGCCGCACAAGGCCCTCGCCCAGTACGAGACCTGCCGCAGGGAGCTGGACGCCGTCCTCGGCATGACCCCCAGCCCGGAGACACACGCCCTGTACGAGTCGGTACGCCGCCACCTGACCGTCTGA
- a CDS encoding S8 family serine peptidase — MTTLDARLRHLLARAREQAGIEGTALAERVGWQPGPQPEPPEGPMEGPMEGTLEGTVEGTLEGTVEVLVSGGDRRWLDDVPGVTVHTFQPDPSRPDASRPAAGSADAGRPYTGGLYAVRVPVARLEELAAHESVRRVESSRPLFPELNISRRDVRAAVQAPNSSGPLKGEGTIVAIIDSGIDYTHPAFRHPGGSSRILHLWDQSAPATPGGSVPYGVEYAKEDLDKALGDPRPTDIVPHEDTAGGHGTHVAGIAAGDDTQLGGAYQGIAPHADLIVVALAGEPGGTLGRSTQLVAAVDYAVRRAEGRPVAVNLSLGMNGGGHSGESLVERALDAYARRPGVVIVKSAGNERERRTHAGGTLGQGEVVALDLVVPPGGVEDDLVEVWFDGEDRISVAVTPPSGSQSAFTGPGEQQTFTTRRGDRVTIDSELDASASGDTATTVIISGPAGQGAEPGVWRLLLRGGPVRLGRYDAWIERAPRGEGGQSRFSAASADPARTVTAPGTARRLVTVGSYATRPADWSLGHGALSSFSSHGPTRLGEPKPDLTAPGETIASARCAGSALPPQPDLLHTLMAGTSMAAPHVCGAAALVMAARAMSGLGQLTGEQTGQLLRRAARPVAAREQDAPVRARDAAGSLSGAVEQGTPSGAGGQGASGGAHGPELPEVAGGAASGHAWGAGKLDVARAVESAATAVFPRVVNPRAEGATLVWETDVDCSWRVRCHTVPARLAIGKHVAERAGTGFGREHRADLSGLPPGRYHCEILVTDRSGLWARDDNGGPGHVVPVEGAEAAAVVPAEDDFQRVKGVGPKISALLHQAGITTFEQLRALSVEELAAILHPAGIGAERLAKQDWIGQAAALAAEERRAVPERHTFTLTVTADSGTREVLNCEIRHHQTDDVSRVRGWDAERLLAFIGERARLRNR, encoded by the coding sequence ATGACAACGCTGGACGCACGCCTGCGGCACCTCCTCGCGCGGGCCCGGGAGCAGGCCGGGATCGAGGGCACGGCGCTGGCCGAACGGGTGGGCTGGCAGCCCGGCCCCCAACCTGAACCGCCGGAGGGCCCGATGGAAGGCCCGATGGAAGGCACGTTGGAAGGCACGGTGGAAGGCACGTTGGAAGGCACGGTCGAGGTGCTTGTCAGTGGTGGCGACCGGCGGTGGCTCGACGACGTGCCGGGCGTGACCGTCCACACGTTCCAGCCGGACCCGAGCAGGCCGGACGCGAGCAGGCCGGCCGCGGGCTCGGCGGACGCCGGGCGCCCGTACACCGGCGGTCTCTACGCGGTGCGCGTGCCCGTCGCCAGGCTGGAGGAGCTGGCAGCGCACGAGTCGGTGCGGCGCGTCGAGTCGTCCAGGCCGCTGTTCCCCGAGCTGAACATCTCCCGCCGCGACGTACGCGCCGCCGTCCAGGCCCCGAACAGCTCGGGACCGCTCAAGGGCGAGGGCACCATCGTGGCGATCATCGACTCCGGCATCGACTACACGCACCCGGCCTTCCGCCACCCCGGCGGCTCCTCACGCATCCTGCACCTGTGGGACCAGTCCGCCCCCGCGACTCCCGGCGGCTCCGTACCGTACGGGGTCGAGTACGCCAAGGAGGACCTCGACAAGGCGCTCGGAGACCCGCGCCCCACCGACATCGTGCCGCACGAGGACACGGCGGGCGGGCACGGCACCCACGTCGCCGGCATCGCCGCGGGCGACGACACCCAGCTCGGAGGCGCCTACCAGGGCATCGCGCCGCACGCCGACCTCATCGTGGTCGCGCTGGCGGGCGAGCCCGGTGGCACGCTCGGCCGCTCCACGCAGCTCGTCGCCGCGGTGGACTACGCCGTGCGGCGCGCCGAGGGCCGTCCTGTCGCCGTCAACCTCAGCCTGGGCATGAACGGCGGCGGCCACTCCGGCGAGTCACTCGTCGAGCGGGCACTGGACGCCTACGCCCGCCGCCCCGGCGTGGTCATCGTCAAGTCGGCGGGCAACGAGCGGGAACGGCGTACCCATGCGGGCGGCACCCTCGGGCAGGGCGAGGTCGTCGCGCTCGACCTGGTCGTCCCGCCCGGGGGCGTCGAGGACGACCTCGTGGAGGTGTGGTTCGACGGCGAGGACCGGATCAGCGTGGCGGTCACGCCGCCGAGCGGGTCCCAGTCGGCGTTCACCGGGCCGGGGGAGCAGCAGACGTTCACCACGCGGCGCGGCGACCGGGTCACCATCGACAGCGAGCTCGACGCCTCGGCCAGCGGCGACACCGCGACCACGGTCATCATCTCCGGGCCGGCCGGCCAGGGCGCCGAGCCGGGGGTCTGGCGGCTGCTGCTGCGCGGCGGCCCCGTACGTCTCGGGCGTTACGACGCGTGGATCGAGCGCGCGCCGCGCGGCGAGGGCGGGCAGAGCCGCTTCTCCGCCGCCTCGGCCGATCCGGCCCGCACGGTCACCGCCCCCGGCACGGCGCGCCGGCTCGTCACCGTCGGCTCGTACGCCACCCGCCCCGCCGACTGGAGCCTGGGCCACGGGGCGCTGTCCTCCTTCAGCAGCCATGGGCCCACCCGGCTGGGCGAGCCCAAGCCCGACCTGACGGCGCCTGGCGAGACGATCGCCTCCGCCCGCTGCGCCGGCAGCGCGCTGCCGCCTCAGCCCGATCTCCTGCACACGCTCATGGCGGGGACGAGCATGGCCGCGCCGCACGTCTGCGGCGCCGCCGCCCTCGTCATGGCCGCCCGCGCGATGAGCGGGCTCGGGCAGCTCACGGGCGAGCAGACCGGCCAGCTCCTCCGTCGCGCCGCCCGGCCCGTCGCGGCCCGGGAGCAGGATGCGCCGGTTCGCGCCCGGGATGCAGCGGGCTCTCTCAGCGGCGCTGTGGAGCAGGGCACGCCGAGTGGCGCTGGAGGGCAGGGCGCGTCCGGTGGCGCTCATGGACCTGAGCTGCCGGAGGTGGCGGGTGGTGCCGCTTCCGGTCATGCGTGGGGAGCCGGGAAGCTGGATGTGGCGCGCGCCGTCGAGTCCGCCGCCACCGCCGTCTTCCCGCGCGTCGTCAACCCGCGCGCCGAGGGCGCCACGCTGGTGTGGGAGACGGACGTGGACTGCTCGTGGCGCGTACGCTGCCACACCGTCCCCGCCCGGCTGGCCATCGGCAAGCACGTGGCGGAGCGCGCCGGGACCGGATTCGGCCGCGAGCACCGGGCGGACCTGAGCGGCCTGCCACCGGGTCGCTACCACTGCGAGATCCTCGTCACGGACCGCTCCGGCCTGTGGGCACGTGACGACAACGGCGGGCCCGGCCACGTGGTGCCGGTGGAAGGCGCCGAGGCCGCCGCCGTCGTCCCGGCCGAGGACGACTTCCAGCGGGTCAAGGGAGTGGGGCCGAAGATCTCGGCGTTGCTGCACCAGGCCGGGATCACCACGTTCGAGCAGCTCCGCGCCCTCTCGGTGGAGGAGCTGGCCGCGATCCTGCACCCGGCGGGCATCGGCGCGGAACGCCTGGCCAAGCAGGACTGGATCGGCCAGGCTGCCGCGCTGGCCGCCGAGGAGCGCAGGGCCGTGCCGGAGCGGCACACGTTCACGCTGACGGTGACAGCGGACAGCGGGACCAGGGAGGTGCTCAACTGCGAGATCCGCCACCACCAGACGGACGACGTCTCGCGCGTGCGCGGCTGGGACGCCGAGCGGCTGCTCGCGTTCATCGGCGAACGCGCCCGCCTCCGAAACCGGTGA
- a CDS encoding MFS transporter small subunit, which produces MSAKERRTGLMTLAWVWVGLPFAYGVYELFLKLTQLFSG; this is translated from the coding sequence ATGAGTGCCAAGGAGCGGCGCACCGGGCTGATGACGCTGGCGTGGGTCTGGGTCGGGCTGCCTTTCGCATACGGGGTGTACGAGCTGTTCCTCAAGCTCACCCAGCTCTTCTCCGGCTGA
- a CDS encoding L-lactate MFS transporter, which translates to MPPAALSVHLAIGQAYAWSVFKPPLESALGLSGTQSALPFQLGIVMLGLSAAFGGTLVERNGPRWAMFVSMTCFSSGFLLSALGVFTRQYWLVVLGYGFVGGIGLGIGYISPVSTLIKWFPDRPGMATGIAIMGFGGGALIASPWSAQMLGSFGPTTSGIAATFLVHGVVYAVFMTMGVLLVRVPPDGWAPKGWSPPTAQARPLITTADVSARNAIRTPQFYLLWIVLCCNVTAGIGILEKAAPMITDFFSGTTAAVAVGAAAGFVALLSLANMAGRFVWSSTSDLIGRKNMYRVYLGVGALLYLAIALAGDASKPLFIVCALGILSFYGGGFATVPAYLKDLFGTYQVGAIHGRLLTAWSTAGVLGPLIVNAIADAQKADGRSGPDLYTTSLFIMIGLLAVGFLANELIRPVHERHHERPVRAVEEGQAV; encoded by the coding sequence GTGCCGCCCGCGGCGCTCTCCGTGCACCTGGCCATCGGCCAGGCGTACGCGTGGAGCGTGTTCAAACCCCCGCTCGAATCCGCGCTCGGCCTGTCCGGCACCCAGAGCGCGCTGCCCTTCCAGCTCGGCATCGTCATGCTGGGCCTGTCGGCCGCCTTCGGCGGCACGCTCGTCGAGCGCAACGGGCCCCGCTGGGCCATGTTCGTCTCGATGACCTGCTTCTCCTCCGGCTTCCTGCTGTCGGCGCTGGGCGTGTTCACCCGGCAGTACTGGCTGGTCGTGCTCGGCTACGGCTTCGTGGGCGGCATCGGCCTCGGCATCGGGTACATCTCGCCCGTCTCCACGCTGATCAAGTGGTTCCCCGACCGGCCGGGCATGGCGACCGGCATCGCGATCATGGGGTTCGGCGGGGGAGCGCTCATCGCCTCGCCGTGGTCGGCGCAGATGCTCGGCTCCTTCGGCCCGACGACGTCCGGGATCGCCGCGACGTTCCTCGTGCACGGCGTCGTCTACGCGGTGTTCATGACGATGGGCGTGCTGCTCGTCCGGGTGCCGCCGGACGGCTGGGCCCCGAAGGGCTGGAGCCCGCCCACGGCCCAGGCCCGCCCGCTGATCACCACGGCCGACGTCTCGGCGCGCAACGCCATCCGTACCCCGCAGTTCTACCTGCTGTGGATCGTGCTGTGCTGCAACGTCACCGCCGGCATCGGAATCCTGGAGAAGGCCGCGCCGATGATCACGGACTTCTTCTCCGGCACCACGGCCGCCGTCGCGGTGGGAGCGGCGGCGGGGTTCGTCGCGCTGCTGTCGCTGGCCAACATGGCGGGCCGGTTCGTCTGGTCCTCCACCTCCGACCTGATCGGGCGCAAGAACATGTACCGCGTCTACCTGGGCGTCGGCGCGCTGCTGTACCTCGCCATCGCGCTGGCGGGCGACGCGTCCAAGCCGCTGTTCATCGTGTGCGCGCTGGGCATCCTGTCCTTCTACGGCGGCGGCTTCGCGACCGTGCCCGCCTACCTCAAGGACCTCTTCGGCACCTACCAGGTCGGCGCCATCCACGGCCGCCTGCTCACGGCCTGGTCCACGGCGGGCGTGCTCGGCCCGCTGATCGTCAACGCCATCGCCGACGCGCAGAAGGCCGACGGGCGCTCGGGCCCCGACCTCTACACGACGTCGCTGTTCATCATGATCGGACTGCTCGCGGTGGGCTTCCTCGCCAACGAGCTGATCCGGCCCGTACACGAGAGACACCACGAACGGCCCGTGCGGGCGGTGGAGGAGGGACAGGCCGTATGA
- a CDS encoding carboxylesterase/lipase family protein, which yields MGTTTEPEVRIATGAVRGRTEGGVSVFRGIPYAMQRRFGAPGPAEPWDGVRDCVAFGPPPPQQSALTPAVAGRGGESWLTVNVWSPSPGPAARLPVMVWIYGGAYRGGESGESVYDGTVLAREGNAVVATLNYRVGMEGFAHVAGAPANRGLLDQVAALEWVRDNVAAFGGDPGRVTVFGESAGAGCIAALMAMPRAAGLFGRAIAQSVPGTYFSAALASDIAAVLAAELDLPPDAGALAAVEPGRLVAAAEAVTGRMRRYEDRWGAVAHTVTPFSPVVDGDVLPRDPWSALADGAGRGIELVVGHTRDEYRLFTRTGRVAGQDLLGVFAPGRERAYRDAFPAAGPELLDELVQSDWLFRMPSLRLADAQAAGGGRVHAYELTWESPALGGACHGLDVPLVFGNPGSGMGTFFLGESAPPEAAAVSAAFRRAWTGFAAGEGPGWEPYTPEGRLTRLFDVEPTLVPYPEEASRRIWASHAFAELPLLV from the coding sequence ATGGGGACGACCACAGAGCCCGAGGTCCGGATCGCGACGGGTGCCGTACGGGGCCGCACCGAGGGCGGCGTGTCCGTCTTCCGCGGCATCCCGTACGCCATGCAGCGGCGCTTCGGCGCCCCCGGGCCCGCCGAGCCGTGGGACGGGGTACGTGACTGCGTGGCGTTCGGCCCGCCGCCGCCCCAGCAGTCCGCGCTCACCCCGGCCGTGGCGGGGCGCGGCGGCGAGAGCTGGCTGACGGTCAACGTCTGGTCGCCGTCGCCCGGCCCGGCGGCGCGGCTGCCGGTGATGGTGTGGATCTACGGGGGCGCCTACCGGGGCGGCGAGTCCGGCGAGTCCGTGTACGACGGCACGGTGCTGGCCAGGGAGGGGAACGCGGTCGTCGCCACCCTCAACTACCGGGTCGGCATGGAGGGGTTCGCCCACGTGGCGGGGGCGCCGGCGAACCGCGGGCTGCTCGACCAGGTGGCGGCGCTGGAGTGGGTGCGGGACAACGTGGCCGCGTTCGGGGGCGATCCCGGGCGGGTGACGGTGTTCGGGGAGTCGGCGGGGGCCGGGTGCATCGCCGCGCTCATGGCCATGCCGCGCGCCGCCGGGCTGTTCGGGCGGGCGATCGCGCAGAGCGTCCCCGGCACGTACTTCTCCGCGGCGCTGGCCTCGGACATCGCCGCCGTCCTGGCCGCGGAGCTGGATCTGCCGCCCGACGCCGGCGCGCTGGCCGCCGTCGAGCCCGGCCGGCTCGTCGCGGCGGCCGAGGCGGTGACGGGCCGGATGCGCCGGTACGAGGACCGCTGGGGCGCGGTCGCGCACACCGTCACCCCGTTCTCGCCGGTGGTGGACGGTGACGTGCTGCCCCGCGACCCCTGGAGCGCGCTGGCGGACGGGGCTGGCCGCGGGATCGAGCTGGTCGTGGGGCACACGCGGGACGAGTACCGGCTGTTCACGCGGACGGGGCGGGTGGCGGGGCAGGATCTGCTGGGGGTGTTCGCGCCGGGGCGGGAGCGGGCCTACCGCGACGCCTTCCCCGCGGCGGGGCCGGAGCTGCTGGACGAGCTGGTGCAGTCCGACTGGTTGTTCCGCATGCCGTCCCTGCGGCTGGCCGACGCGCAGGCCGCCGGGGGCGGGCGGGTGCACGCGTACGAGCTGACCTGGGAGAGCCCCGCGCTGGGCGGGGCGTGTCACGGGCTGGACGTGCCGCTGGTGTTCGGGAACCCGGGCAGCGGGATGGGCACCTTCTTCCTCGGTGAGAGCGCCCCGCCCGAGGCCGCCGCCGTGTCGGCCGCCTTCCGGCGGGCGTGGACCGGCTTCGCGGCGGGCGAGGGGCCCGGGTGGGAGCCGTACACGCCGGAGGGGCGCCTGACCAGGCTGTTCGACGTCGAGCCCACCCTCGTGCCCTACCCGGAGGAGGCCTCCCGCCGCATCTGGGCGTCGCACGCGTTCGCCGAGCTCCCGCTTCTCGTCTGA
- a CDS encoding maleylpyruvate isomerase family mycothiol-dependent enzyme, producing MTDIFDDLQAEYEQLDTVLAALTPAQWSHPSAAAGWTVSDVVLHLAQSEELAAASIRGELAGPRTRGEVDAMADSAVAAERDIAPADLLARWRAATAFMPAELRAHPRGHRLTWVAASLSPATLATTRLAEHWAHALDITAPLGIPYPDTARLRHIAWLGHRTLPYAFDVEGLAGGPVHCELTAPDGELWHFGDHDAPSAITGPAGDFCRVGARRLAAADSALKATGPHGAEALAVLRNYAF from the coding sequence ATGACGGACATCTTCGATGACCTCCAGGCCGAGTACGAGCAACTCGACACCGTCCTCGCCGCTCTCACGCCCGCGCAGTGGTCGCACCCGTCCGCCGCCGCCGGCTGGACCGTCTCCGACGTGGTCCTCCACCTCGCCCAGTCCGAGGAACTCGCCGCCGCCTCGATCAGGGGCGAGCTGGCGGGCCCGCGCACCCGCGGCGAGGTGGACGCCATGGCGGACAGCGCCGTGGCCGCCGAGCGCGACATCGCCCCCGCCGACCTGCTGGCCCGCTGGCGCGCGGCCACCGCGTTCATGCCCGCCGAACTGCGCGCCCACCCCAGGGGCCACCGCCTGACCTGGGTCGCCGCCAGCCTGTCGCCCGCCACCCTGGCCACCACCCGCCTGGCCGAGCACTGGGCCCACGCCCTCGACATCACCGCCCCGCTCGGCATCCCCTACCCGGACACGGCGCGGCTGCGGCACATCGCCTGGCTGGGGCATCGCACGCTGCCGTACGCGTTCGACGTGGAGGGGCTGGCGGGCGGGCCCGTCCACTGCGAGCTCACCGCGCCGGACGGCGAGCTGTGGCACTTCGGCGACCACGACGCGCCGTCTGCGATCACCGGGCCGGCGGGCGACTTCTGCCGCGTGGGCGCGCGCCGCCTGGCCGCCGCCGACTCGGCGCTCAAGGCCACCGGCCCGCACGGCGCCGAAGCCCTCGCCGTCCTGCGCAACTACGCCTTCTGA
- a CDS encoding MarR family winged helix-turn-helix transcriptional regulator has protein sequence MEDAVAVALRQWRKVLPDADLDTIAVIGRLNRCTALLHQAADAPLGRAGVNRAEYDVLCALLRVGGELTPGRLARETFASGAAVTKRVRRLEELGLVARRVDDRDRRVAHLSLTEQGRKFIMRLVPEQLEYETALLEGLPAEKERELAGLLAELLLMLEGRLGGTLG, from the coding sequence GTGGAGGACGCCGTGGCGGTCGCGCTGCGCCAGTGGCGGAAGGTCCTCCCCGACGCCGACCTCGACACGATCGCCGTCATCGGCCGGCTCAACCGCTGCACCGCCCTCCTCCACCAGGCCGCCGACGCCCCGCTCGGCCGCGCCGGGGTGAACAGGGCGGAGTACGACGTCCTGTGCGCGCTGCTCAGGGTCGGCGGCGAGCTGACGCCGGGCAGGCTGGCCCGCGAGACGTTCGCCTCGGGGGCGGCCGTGACCAAGCGGGTGCGGCGGCTGGAGGAGCTCGGCCTGGTCGCCCGGCGCGTGGACGACCGCGACCGCCGCGTGGCCCACCTGTCGCTCACCGAGCAGGGCAGGAAGTTCATCATGCGGTTGGTGCCCGAGCAGCTCGAGTACGAGACCGCGCTGCTGGAGGGCCTGCCCGCCGAGAAGGAGCGGGAGCTCGCCGGCCTGCTGGCGGAGCTGCTGCTGATGCTGGAGGGCCGGCTGGGCGGGACGCTCGGCTAG